GTGTGGGGATGATTCAATGATAAGTCCTTCCCTAGAAGATGAATCTCAAACTATGGGTCCTCTTATCGATGAAAATCCTAAGAATAATGCGtatggaaagagagagaggcggAAGACTTCGCCTGTTTGGAATGACTTTGATATTGTAGAAGTTTGTGGTGTCAAGAAATCGCAGTGTAAGTGGTGCAAAAAGTTGTTTGCCATTTTTAGCTCAAGTTCTACCTCTACACTTGGTAGACATTTGGTTGCATGTCTCAAATATGTGGCTGCCAACAAGAAGCAAAAGTCCATTGTCCTTGATCCTAATGCGGCGGGGGATATATCTTTGTcaaattatacttttaaaatTGAGAGATCTAGAGAACTTGCTGCTCACATGATTCTTTGCCATGATTATCCTTTTAATATAATGGAGCATGAATTGTTTAACAAGTTCTGCAAGTCCTTAAATCCCCTTTGGAAGAAGGTTAGTCGTACAACCATTAGGAAAGACTGTTTTACTACGTACAATattgagaagaagaagttgaaaacATTGTTGACGGGGGTGGACAAGGTAAACATCACCACGGATATGTGGACAAGTGCACAAAGAGTGTCATATATGGTGGTGACTTGCCAGTTTGTGGACTCCGATTGGTTTCTTCAAAAGAGAGTGTTGAATTTTTGTAACATACCACCTCCACATAGTGGTGTTGTTATTGCTGATGCACTGCGAAAGTGTTTTGGTGATTGGGGCATTGAAGACAAGGTATTTACAATAACGGTTGATAATGCTAAAGCAAATGATACTGCCATTAGAATTCTTAAAGATGATTTCGAGTTGAGGGAAGTCTTGCCTATTGGAGGTAGACTATTTCATGTGCGATGTTGTGCTCATGTAACTAACTTGTTGGTGCAAGCAGGACTTACTGAAATTGGAGACATAGTTGATTCAGTTAGAGAGGGTATCAAGTATATAGTGGCTTCTGAGGGTTGATTGAGAAAATTTAGTGACATTGCTAAAAGATTGCAACTCCCTTGCAAGAAATTGATTTTAGATGTCCCTACACGTTGGAATAGCACTTACATAATGTTGGCGACAACCGTACAATTCAAAGAAGTATTTCCTAGGTACCATCAAAGTGATCAAGCTTTTCAGTGGTTAGTAAGCCTTGAAGAATGGGAGAAGGTTGAAAATGTGAACCAACTTTTGTCAATTTTCAATGAGGTGACCAACATAGTATCTGGCAGTGAATACCCAACATCAAATCTATTTCTACCTGAGGTTTGGAGGATGAAGGAAATATTGTTGTTGAAGTGTAGGGATAATAATGATTACATCAGGGCAATGGCGAGTAAAATGAGTAACAAGTTTGAGAAGTATTGGGGCAGTTGCAATTTATTGATGGCACTAGCAGCTGTGCTAGATCCGAGATACAAAATGAAGTTGATAAACTTTTGTTTCCCTCTAATTTACCCAGAGCCTGAAGCTTCTATGAACATTGATAATGTCCTATCCGTTCTTCATGAGTTATATGAGGTATATGTAGCGTCTCATAATTCATCTATTATGCAACTGCAACAAAGTACTCAAGAAAATTCTCGTTCTACAAGTGGTTCTACTAGAGTTGCTGCAGTCAAGAAATCGACTGGTCGATCAATATTTATGGAACACATAAGAACTAATAATGTTGTGTGACCCACTAAAACAGATTTGGATGTATATCTTGAAGAGGACGTTTACATATGTGAAAAGGATGTTAATGGAGAAGACATAGATGCTGAGTTTGAGGCTTTGGCATGGTGGAAATTTAATGCCTTGAAGTATCGTATCTTGTCTAAGATGGCGCGGGATATTTTAGCTGTTCCAATCACTACAGTAGCATCAGAATCATCCTTTAGCGTTGGTGGTAGAGTCATTGGTCCTCACCGAGCGAGATTATCCACCGAAACAGTAGAAATGATCTTGTGTGGGAGTGATTGGGCTAGGGCATTACATGGACTTAGAAAAAACTCTATAATAGATGAAGATGAAGCTGTAAGTGAGACTTttatgcacatttttttttatgtgttaattatttcttttaaggCTCTATAGTaagttattaactttttttcaGTTTGTTTTTGTAGAAAGTAGTTGAAGTAGACTTGCCAATGCCACCATGATTCAAGAAGTTCAAAGTTGCAGGGACTATATATGTAATTTGTATTTGGTATTATATTTTGAACTGTTGTTTCATACTTCTATCTTAATTTTAGGCTTTTTGTTGGAAAATCTATGTAAAGTAATTAATACCTGAAGTTGAGGTAATCTACTCAGTTTCCTATTATGcttttcaaataatttatgtgttattttatttataaacctCCCTTGACATATTTCTCAAGGTTTTTGGGACTTTGAGTAAATAaatgcaagggagtaaaaatatctaacttttttttttttttttgacaattcttgtctttttttatttgctcAATATTGGTGCTCTTGTAAAGCTGAGGTTTGTAGAGGCTTTTAGAATCACGTTGGCTCAAAAGGTTTGTCAATTATACATGCTAAATAAATCTTAAGTGATGAAgctcccttgacatgtttatcaaggttTTTGAAACTTTGAGTAAATAaatgcaagggagtaaaaatatataaccattttttttttgagtatatgCAGGTCCTTCTCCTTGAATAAGAAAGAACTATGGTATGATATTCTTCATTAAGTATTGTTTTAGCTTATAAAATATATGTGGGATCCAGTGCAACTATGTAGAAAAAATGTATTGTAAAATTTCTGAAAGAATGAGGGATTAGATTAATTGTAGAAAGTTCTGTTTATAAGCATTTCTTTGGCTAGATCTGTTGTTCGGTATATTatattctttggtttttttctttctagattTTAAGATCATAGTTTGTCCATAAATTCGGTTTATTCAGACGAAAATTGATTAACATACTATGCAGGGAAATAGGTATTCAATGGTCGTCggtttatttttatattctaaaAACAGTCTTTCTTGTTTCTGATTATTTGTGGTTATTCATTTTGGCAGATAAGATCCACAGCAAAATGGGTGAAGGTATGATAGAAATTGAAATGCTACAGCAGCTTCGTAAACATGCTAAATAAATCTTAAGTGATGAAgctcccttgacatgtttatcaaggttTTTGAAACTTTGAGTAAATAaatgcaagggagtaaaaatatccaaccatttttttttttagtatatgcagGTCCTTCTCCTTGAATAAGAAAGAACTATGGTATGATATTCTTCATTAAGTATTGTTTTAGCTTATAAAATATATGTGGGATCCAGTGCAACTATGTAGAAAAAATGTATTGTAAAATTTCTGAAAGAATGAGGGATTAGATTAATTGTAGAAAGTTCTGTTTATAAGCATTTCTTTGACCAGATCTGTTGTTCGGTATATTatattctttggtttttttctttctagattTTAACATCATAGTTTGTCCATAAATTTGGTTTATTCAGACGAAAATTGATTAACATATTATGCAGGGAAATAGGTATTCAATGGTCGTCggtttatttttatattctaaaAACAGTCTTTCTTGTTTCTGATTATTTGTGGTTATTCATTTTGGCAGATAAGATCCACAGCAAAATGGGTGAAGATATGATAGAAATTGAAATGCTACAGCAGCTTCGTAAACATGATAAAGGTGGCAACCGGTGAGTGTTCTGTTTCTTGTTGAACCACATTTACTGTCCTTTATTTAATGGTTACTGTTAAGAAGTTTTTATGAGCTCTTTGGCAATTGTTAAATGGGTTTATTCCTTGCTGTTGTGTGCAAATACGGAACTAGTCTGACTATCGTAACCATATATGTATTGTAAGTATATGATTGATTTTGTAATGGATTAATTACCCAATTCACAAATAATTTTGGGGTTAAGACTTGTGGGTGTATTTAAATGGTTTCAACAGGTGTTTGAGAAGCTTGGACCAAGCTTATACAATTTTCTACGGAAAAACAATTATTGCCCATTTCCCATTGATCTTGTCCGTGAGATTGGCCAACAACTATTGGAATGTGTAGCATTTGTGTAGTAATTTCATAAGCTagttatttttcaatctttcctttgtttttctgCCTTGCTATTACCGTTTGATCTACTGGTTACATCTGAGTGTTAGATATAGAATAATTTTCTTAATACAGTTGAGTGATAATGTCAgatcatatcatatcattgtTCTGCCATTTATCAATATATGTAAAATGTGGCAGTGATATGTTTGGAAATGATGTTTTATTGCATTGAATTGCCTAGTCtggtgtcttttttttttttttttttttttttttttctttcttgtggctttgttttctgatgatgatgttAATCACATTTGGAGTTATGCATGATTTACGTATGATACATATTGACCTGAAGCAGGAGAACATccttttagtttcttcagattATGTTAAAGTTCCTGATTACAAGGATATTTGCTCTCTCCGTAACTTCAAAGATTTGCTTTTAGACGGTAGCAACTGTTTTACTAGGCTTACCAGGCTTATGGCATTTTGGGGTTGCTCTATTTAAGTCtggatctttttttctttcgaaGTTGCTTGTAATTTTGTGAATGTTTGAAATAAGTTAGTTATTTGACGTTTATCAAGAGAGTAAtaatatttaacaaattttttttattgaatgtaGGGTGACAAGTGGAAAGTGCCAACCCTTTAAAGTTGAGACTACattgttttaaattgtaatttgtattgtattttagttttttatgtaaattttatctCTTATTTCACTTacggattttgggttttttttttttttttttttttttttttttttttccttgcaatccaagatttattttttttcaaatttgcttaTAATATTGTGAATGCCTTATGCCTAAAATAAGTTATTtggcatttttaaaattgatattgtatttaataatttatttactcACATTTACAGATCATataaaaaacaaactaaacgAGCCTTAAATGAGCCGAGTTGCTCAAATAAGGCTCAAATAGCTTTTTAATCGGGCTCGAGCTCGGGCTCGGgctcttttaaaattttaattacatctcgagctcgagccgaaCCGAGCTTATCGAGTCCCGGCTCGGCTCGATATGGTTTACTTAACGaggtcgagctcgagctcgagctcgagctcgagccaaGGTATTTATCTAACGAGCTGAGCTCGGACAAGGATTTTAaagctcggctcgagctcgagctcggctcgattaATGGGCCTCTTAAACGAGCTAGTCCCGAAAATGtaaaactcgactcggctcggctcgattacatccctagtgGTGATCGTGTCTTTAACGGAGGTTGTTTGGCCGGTTTTTCCTagatttcttcttcatttttggaGCTAGATCTATACAACTCCATTGTGTTTTCCAAGACACGTGCCCCCCAACCGTGCTTCCCGTCTTCGTCCGCTCCAGTCGCCGGAAGCTTGGGCCACGGTGGTCGTCGGTGTTCGGCGCGTGGCTTGCACGCGCCAGAGAGCTTGTTGCTCTTTGGCGCGCGTGATGGCCACGCCCCGCTTCTTTTGGCCGTGCACGGTGCTGGTTGAGGTCTACGGTAGTTGATCTACGGCTGGGTGGGAAAGGTGACGGCGCGTGTCATTCATGCGCTGCCGTCTTCGGTGGATTCCGCTTTTTCCTCTACTGTCTCTgtattattcaaattttattagaatttctgttggctaattgctagatcggccctcttttatttgagagtggGCGTTAATGTAAGAAATATTCAAATGTAATTCTGGTAAAATTTGATATTTCTGCTCCTGCAATTGTTTTAAGTTAGATGCTTCTGACTTAGAGTTTAAGGGTCTTGTTCACTTTCCTTTGTCTGTACTGCCTTTGGGCTTTTAGTTATATGTAGTAGCAAATGCTacctgttttttgttttataacaaaaaaaaaaaaaaaaaaaaatagataagccATTCAACAAGCAATCAACTTCAAACATTGGAATCTCCGTTAATTCTCCCACCAACTCTGCAACGGCCAAACCATTTTGCACAGTCTCCTCTCTTACCTCGTAACTCTCGCCTTCACTTATAAATGCTTTAGTTATTAGTAATTGACGCTCTCGTCGGTCTCTCTCACATCGAAACCAGTCTCAGAACAAGGCCTCGTTCCCTTTTTCTGGTCCTCTAAACAATGGCAGCGGCGTCGGCTTTCTCCAATTCTCTTATGTTATCTCCTTCTCTAAGTTCCCACTCGTCGCCCTCTCATCGACCCTGCAGCATTTTGTCCCCGTCACGATCACAAATCTCTCTTGGTGGCTTCAGATCTCTTCCTAGAGCGACCcgattgaagaagaagaatccaaGCCATTTCACTACCCATTGCTCTCTGGACGCTGCAATAGATCCAAAGGAAGACATTCCTATCGAATCAAGTATGAGCTTTGCTttgcaactctctctctctcttagtggATTGGTGAACTTGATGGgttcatttcttattttttgttttttgtcttttgcaGGATATGCAGCATTTCCGACGGTGATGGATATCAACCAGATTCGTGAAATTCTGCCTCACCGGTGAGTGACTTTTCCTGTAAGATTCGTGCAAAAAATCTGTTTTGTAGACTTCAGTAGAACAGAGTGAGAAAAACCCTTGTTGCAATGCTACCCaaattttgtttggttgctgaaaaagtgaaaaaaagggaaagaactTTTGaatcttgttttattttgcttttgtttcCAAAGATGTGAAGAAATTAGCTCTATTCAGGCTTCATTTGTTTCGAGTAAAATTTTTTCAcccgaaaacatttttttggagaaactggtttttccatttttttttttttttgcaatgaaaatggggaaaaatacactttacaGTTTACGCCCCAATGTTTCACTTCTTTTCCAATCTTGCATCCAAAGcgaaaaaaaatttgcaatgcacccggaccaaattttaaaaattttcaatattaCCCATCTGTTACTTAAGTCTGGCATTTTTTACGAAAATAGTTCCACGTGCGATACACGTGGGTTTTTAAGAGAA
The sequence above is drawn from the Alnus glutinosa chromosome 11, dhAlnGlut1.1, whole genome shotgun sequence genome and encodes:
- the LOC133881159 gene encoding zinc finger BED domain-containing protein RICESLEEPER 1-like, coding for MLATTVQFKEVFPRYHQSDQAFQWLVSLEEWEKVENVNQLLSIFNEVTNIVSGSEYPTSNLFLPEVWRMKEILLLKCRDNNDYIRAMASKMSNKFEKYWGSCNLLMALAAVLDPRYKMKLINFCFPLIYPEPEASMNIDNVLSVLHELYEVYVASHNSSIMQLQQSTQENSRSTSGSTRVAAVKKSTDLDVYLEEDVYICEKDVNGEDIDAEFEALAWWKFNALKYRILSKMARDILAVPITTVASESSFSVGGRVIGPHRARLSTETVEMILCGSDWARALHGLRKNSIIDEDEAVNKIHSKMGEDKIHSKMGEDMIEIEMLQQLRKHDKGGNRCLRSLDQAYTIFYGKTIIAHFPLILSVRLANNYWNV
- the LOC133881158 gene encoding zinc finger BED domain-containing protein RICESLEEPER 2-like — its product is MEDTSQPIEVDRSMCGDDSMISPSLEDESQTMGPLIDENPKNNAYGKRERRKTSPVWNDFDIVEVCGVKKSQCKWCKKLFAIFSSSSTSTLGRHLVACLKYVAANKKQKSIVLDPNAAGDISLSNYTFKIERSRELAAHMILCHDYPFNIMEHELFNKFCKSLNPLWKKVSRTTIRKDCFTTYNIEKKKLKTLLTGVDKVNITTDMWTSAQRVSYMVVTCQFVDSDWFLQKRVLNFCNIPPPHSGVVIADALRKCFGDWGIEDKVFTITVDNAKANDTAIRILKDDFELREVLPIGGRLFHVRCCAHVTNLLVQAGLTEIGDIVDSVREGIKYIVASEG